Within Nitrospira sp. MA-1, the genomic segment AGTCAACTTGACATTCCCAAAGCTGTATTCTATTGATCTACTTTTTATTTTCTTTCCATGGACGTGCGTAGGGGAAGGGAGCAAGGAATCTGGAGATATAAGTTCAGATCGTTTTTGTTGACGGGCATTGTTGTAACACGGCGGCTCGAAAATCCGGGACTTCTCACAAAGGGAATAATGCTTTGCATGGCCTTGGGAAAGGAGAACGTGTATGAAAAATCCCAGACAAGCAGTATTACACAATGTGCAGTTATTGTTCCTGCTGATTTTTTTTGTTGCGGGTTCGTCGTCAGCCGGTTTCGAATTTGAAAACCGTCATCATAATAGGGACCGACATCATGATCGGGATCGACATCATAATGGCGAGGGCGACAAAACCACTCAGCCAAAATTTGCCAATCCTCCCCAGGAGTCGAGCATTGGCGGAATACTCGATACAGAGCTGGTTGTTAACCGACATGAAAAAGTTGTGGCAGGCCGAAACGTTCTGCTGCGATCTTATAATGGGCTGTATATTCCCCAGACGTTAAGAGTCAATCCCGGCGATACTCTCTATCTACGCCTGATTAACAAATTGTCCGACGATCTTCTGGAACATACCAATCTCCATACCCATGGATGGAATGTTTCCCCACAACCCGGCAGTGATGACATTTTCATGCAAGTCCCGGCTGACGGGCAATTCAATTACAGCATATCCGTTCCGGACAACCATCCTCAGGGATTGTATTGGTATCACCCGCATGGACATTTGCCCCAACTTAACCCCGATGCGCCAACGAGGGGGAACACTGAATTCCAAATCATGAGTGGAATGTCGGGAGGACTTATTGTAGACGGCATTCTGGACCCTTTCCCGGAATTAAAGGGAATCCAGGAACAAATCCTTCTTCTTAAGGACATCCAGATTACCGATGAAGGCACCATTCCACTGCAAATAGATAGTAATGCCGGTACTACACGCATGGTGAATGGTCTCGTTAACCCGCGGATGAAAATTCGTCCCGGCGAGTTGCAGTTCTGGAGGGTCGGAAATATTGGCCCCGACATTTATTACAAATTGACGCTAGACCGGCATGAATTTTTTCAAATTGCCAGGGATGGTAATCGTCAGAACAGAATATGGCGCCGTGAAGAGATCTTATTGCCGCCGAGTTCCCGTGTCGAGTTTTTCGTTAGAGGAGAAAAACCTGGAATTTATACCTTGCGTACCCAAGCGCTGACCACCGGGCCTGCCGGCGACCAATATCCGGAGGCGACGCTGGCCACATTGGTTTCATCAGGACATCCCGATCATACCATGAGAATTCCCAGAAACTTGCCTCCTGTAGAAGATTTCAGGGACGCTCAGCCCATACCACCAGGCAAGCGAAGATCCTTCGTCTTTTCCGAAGACAACGACGGCAACTCGTTTTTTGTGAACGAGAAACAATTCAATATCAACCGGGTGGACTTTACCGTTCCAGTTGGATTTATCGAAGAGTGGACGATACAAAATGTGACAAAGGAATTTCATGTCTTTCATATTCACCAAACTGATTTCCAAGTAGTGGAAATAAACGGAGTACAACAAGAGTTCATCGGCCATCAGGATACCGTGAATATTCCATTTCAAACAGGAGATGTTCCCGGAGAAGTCAAGGTGCTCATTGATTTCCGGGATCCTATTATCGTCGGCAAATTTGTTGCGCATTGTCATATTGGTGCCCATGAG encodes:
- a CDS encoding multicopper oxidase family protein, with the translated sequence MKNPRQAVLHNVQLLFLLIFFVAGSSSAGFEFENRHHNRDRHHDRDRHHNGEGDKTTQPKFANPPQESSIGGILDTELVVNRHEKVVAGRNVLLRSYNGLYIPQTLRVNPGDTLYLRLINKLSDDLLEHTNLHTHGWNVSPQPGSDDIFMQVPADGQFNYSISVPDNHPQGLYWYHPHGHLPQLNPDAPTRGNTEFQIMSGMSGGLIVDGILDPFPELKGIQEQILLLKDIQITDEGTIPLQIDSNAGTTRMVNGLVNPRMKIRPGELQFWRVGNIGPDIYYKLTLDRHEFFQIARDGNRQNRIWRREEILLPPSSRVEFFVRGEKPGIYTLRTQALTTGPAGDQYPEATLATLVSSGHPDHTMRIPRNLPPVEDFRDAQPIPPGKRRSFVFSEDNDGNSFFVNEKQFNINRVDFTVPVGFIEEWTIQNVTKEFHVFHIHQTDFQVVEINGVQQEFIGHQDTVNIPFQTGDVPGEVKVLIDFRDPIIVGKFVAHCHIGAHEDNGMMAVVEVINN